gaaaaatatctagtcaaatatgtactgttaccatggcaaagatacaaaaaaaaaaagatcagttattattaacttttacgttgagaaataattaaaaaaaaaaatcttctttgcgttaaacaaaaattggggaaaaatatatatagggggctaataatttaggagggctattcattctggcttcaactgtatgtacgtacactaaaaaaagttattcaaagatgattccttggatttactcaattttttttacgttaagtggttgtaaacaatttatttgggctgaatttaaacaaacatattaagttgaacattgctcaatttaatttgtttgtttaaattcaacacaaataaattgtttgtaacagttttgcatgcaacaatTTTTTTAGTGTATAAAATTCCCTctaatatttcctctttttcttgTCCTGCTCCCCAGAAATATGATAAACAAACTGTCCTGTTTGTATTTATGTTCTTGTGTGTGCTTGTCTTCACAGTGATGCTGCAGCCCTTCGATTATGACCCGAATGAGAAAAGCAAACACAAGTTTATGGTACAGTCTCTGCTGGCTCCGCCTGATATGACCGACACTGAGGGAGTGGTGAGTGCTGATCTCTGCCACCTGCTTCTCAGGCTTTATTCTGCCTTTTCATGAGCTTTTTCTCTTGCTTGCGTTTGCTCCTATTTTTAGTAACACTGTCTATGAGGTTTGTAATGTATTATACAACCATTGTTGAAGTCTAAAAGGTTTTATACGCGTTGTATTTGATTATTTGTGGCCTCCAAATGAATTTAATTAGTCCACTTGAAAGTGAGATGATGAATGGTTTATTTTTGGTACTAATGGGGCTATGAACAGTTACAGCtgtggtcaaaattattggcactTTTGGTAAATTTCACCACAGATGTTTCTAAAAGTATATGTAAATTTTTAACCCAATATTTTTCAGCtagtttcatttaaaagaaaaatcccTTTAAGATAAAAGTTATTCACTTGTTCACTTGGTGAcaatctttgaaacgcctctcgggcagtatagTATGCTCGGTCATTCTGGCCaaatggggaaacattaaattctccaaaactgtttgccaagcttacgatcaCATTAtaatatttggaatcaccaataaaattaaacatcaaGCGTCTTATAAAGttaatttctaaacgttcgaatcaaacGTCACATGCGCTCTCGTaaagaacgagatcacgacaccaacctcacattatcatcctctgaaaaaTAATCGTCTGATCGAGCTGCTcatctgaagtaattcacaacttggtcttgacaGTGACTAACAGCGACTATTTGTTTACAAATTTGTGGGTGTTTGTGTAGTAGCTGtcatgtgcgtttgacaggatgaaCAGTACGTCacattcgtttcatacagattacaaaaccaaaaacgtTTGTTATCAATTTTagctggttcatttaaaagtagagattttaaTGTGGACAAACAGTAACTCTTATGTCTGtgaagtattcgctgagattccagtgtgtttgttgaccacaaaaactaTCGTAAAAGCACAAGTCTGGTCCcccagagaaacgtcagtctatagcgatcaatgattggctactgtactagtaggcggggcttcattcaccatattgaccataacacttttccacattcaaaactatacgagtgacacgttctgcatattctatagtctttgttaaaacaaattcacaaacataaaaaatgaaaacaaaacatcaaTGTTAGGTACGTcacaaaataatagtttttattaaatgtttatgttttctgTTCCTATCATgttgttttattgacattttatgttttatttagctttatttattcatttttgtcatgtaAATATTAGTACTTAAgcatattttggtaacacttcacaatacaggatgtttaaataatgttagttcatttatttactgaacaaacaatgaacaacacatttattacattatttattcacGTTTGTTAGTGAAAATtctgttgttcattgttaattaatgttaatgcTTAAATGTTAAAgcttaaaaaataagtttaaattattaaatgtttaaacatgattaataagttctgtacaagtattgttcatggtTGTTGttacattaatttacattaactAGGTGTTCAGTATTGTAAAGATTTATCCTTATTATATCTGATTTAGTTGTCCAAGCAAGCATttatcattttcatttgtttctaataatctatttttatttaatttcacctTTTAATGCCAAATAAAAGTgtcaaaatagcatttattatccgatcaaattaaaaaataaaatagaatttgaCTCGcatagcaattttttttattcaagaatGGATTTTTTAGATTTATTCAAATGAATGAAGTCTGTGAAACAGTATTTTCTACTATGTTTTTAGTTCATGTCATCTGTGCTAAAATTGCCAGTAAATGATAATATTATCGTATAACTTGTTGTAAAAAGgttgttattttgttgttctactaaaataaatgtcatataaTCCTGATGGTGCTTGATGATCCTCGACAGTGCCATCCAACATTCATGATTTTTTTAAGCTCTCTGAATGTCTCTCCAAATAGATCAGCCTGAACATTTATGCACATGTACACATGTAACGATAAATGGGTTATGAAATGTCAGGACGGAGAAGCAGAAAGAAAATGTAGAGCAGCGATCTGGCTACTTATTCACTGTCCTGAGCTATTTCCACTGTTACTGTTGATGGCTCCAAAAGCGACAGAGCTGCCTCGCCGTCTGCTGTCTGAGACTCAAACAAAAccgattttacattttaaagcaacatACATCCACGTTCAGCTCCTCTGGCATGCAGATAATGGATCAATGCTATCAAGGGAGTGGAAACATGCCAGAGCAATTCAGaatgtattttaaagtaaattctcAGGTTTGCTGTTATTTTACTCATCTGCTTTAAATTTTCAGCTCATTAAGGTAGAGgtaaatatttgatttgatttcagggTATTCAATTATGGAATTCTTTATCATACCATACTGCAAAAAATGGTTGCTCTTCATACACTTTTAAAAGATTCATAAAGGATCATTTTTCgtttattttcatacattttttttttcattctacaTATAGTTTGTctttgatttactttttattgtattttttgtgtgactTCGTAATCcaattgtgtgtatttttatatatttgtaatggTAATTTAGCACGTTAAtgaactgctgttttttttttgtttgttttgctttataatTTAGGTAGAGGCTGTCAAtagggccttcattttctcaaTCTCTTTGCATAATATGGCttgtacagtgtttcctctaggatattttccagctgtggcggcaggccttttttacacagatctaccaactacctgtggcgttatttcaatgacaaatgtcatgagcgcagtattataagtcgagatcgcatgcatttatgtaatagccttcaagcatgcgaatctctttgcttgcacgccaatttcctctgctcgtgcacaaaaacttcttgcacgccctcaaatatacactgctcaagcgcagatcttcttgtgtgctctcaaataaacgctgctgaagtgcgatttagtgcttttatgtaacaagtatgtctccaacatttattagatttgctaggaatatttatgaatgtctccaatagacctacagagcggtattaatgcgtcctgaagtaaagtgaaacggctataccaGTGTTAATTTCGTTGACGAAGACTATGACGAAAAATATTCGTCAACGAACATTTTTTACagacgaaaactaaataaaaactaaataaaaagtcagATACGATGACGAAGACGATGACGAAATTTAACTGACACTTTAGTCAACGAATAAAAACGAGAGGAAAATGTTGGGGCGGGACGAATGGAGAAGAGATCCAATAAGAACTACCCTTTTGTGGGGAAATCCAATCAGAGCGAATCTTTTGGGGGCAGGTTGATCTTGGCAAAgccattttcaaaacaaaagccGCGGTTTTCAAGTTATGAGGACGTttgttatacattatatttagttACACATTATACTTGGTTACAAAGCTTAGGTTAATTTAAGTTGACTTTTCGTTAGCAACACGCTAAAGTTTTGTTCACTCGGTCCGAGGGCAGCGTCtcatgaacagacagacagaaatgtcAGAGCTTGGTCTAGGACGAAAACGAAGAATTGACATCTGGTCAAACTTCACATATGACAACAAGAGTGTCTGTAAACCATGTGGAGTAAAAATCGCTGGGAAAAACACCACCGACTTGAAGCGACATTTACAGACGGCTCATCCAGAAATACACACCAAGGTAAGCATAAACGCTAACGTTAAGGTTATTTTATAAGATAAACCACCGTGATTCTGCTAAACTTAGAATAAAATTGAAGCCAAAGGAAATTAACTTTGAATAGTATTGATTAAACGAATTGTCTCgctgaattaattaatataaatatgtgtacTATTATAATAGATGTTGTGGTGTTATATATGACTCgacaaaacgtgtgtgtgtgtgtgttaaatgcaagaaagaagaaaatatcacaactttgtatatcatttatatatcctCATAGATACAGAAGATGTCTGATGACCATGGGCCAGGTGGAAATAAAGCTAGTGATGCTACTAGTCCAACACAGCAGCAGGCCATCTCAGATTTCCTAAGGTCTTCAAAGTACAAGACAGAATCAAAGAAACAACAGACCAAGAGCAGAGAGTAGTTTTTATTTACTTGAACTTTAAGGACTATTTCTTTGGCATTGTGTGGCATTGCAGCCAATACATATTTTGTTCTACATTTAAGAATTGCACTAATTTGTTCTGTTCAAAATCTTGTTGATTTTACAGAGTAGCAAGGCATTGTGTCTTAGAAGTTATTTAACTTCTCTTGAGGTACATGGACATTTAcagtagtgatttttattttttgtatttagatACCTTGTGCAGTGGCATTACAAccagttattttaatttttgagaaTTGCACTTTATATTTCTTTATGCTTTTGATTTTGCAAAGACTGTAGAAGACAGTAAGTTCATTGATTATCTATTTCAATAATGCTGTACTTTATCTTGAAAGAATGTTATATGCGTTTAATATAATTCAGGGACAATGCATATCTTTTTCAGGGAGCATGTATATTGTTCAGGGAGAGCAGGTCTTATGGttattttttgtgaaaaagaCTCATGTTTTTgacatgtaataaaatgttttttattacaaCAATTTGATATGTGCCTGTATTCTATATATGCCTCCATATATTGAATTATACTTACAATTACGTGAATTATAGAGAAAAATCTGCTAATATTTGGTCTACTAAAACTAGACTAAGACTAAAAGACTTAAGactaaactaagactaaaactcgTATGATATTTAGTCAACTAAACTAGACTAAGACTAAAAGATTTCAGATGACTAAAATAGGACTAAAACTAAATGGTGTATTATTCCAAAGACTAAGACTAAGACTAAATcagaatttgctgtcaaaattaacactgggctatacgttgtgtttgctggcctcacccatcacgcacctgtcagtcagcacgtaaccttaaagggttaaacaaataacgcacagcactactacggttacagaaaagtttttattattgtgCAAGTAAGTAGGCAATCAAGTTAGTAGGCAAGAAAAAAGAGAGCAAGAAAGTAAGCGAGTAAGAAACCAAATAACCAAGCAGGCAAGTAAGTAAGCGAGTAAGTAAGAATCCAAGTAAGCAAGCAGGCAATTAGGCTATCAAGTAAGCAGTTAGGCAAGAAAGCAAGCAAGCATGTAAACAAGTAAACAAGTTCTTTTTATAATCAACATTTTTTCAACAAGTTTTTCAAGCAAGCAAATAAGTTGGCAAGTAAGCAATTAGGTAAGCAAGCAAATAAGCATGCAAACAAGTAGGCAATTAAGCAGACAAGTAAATAAGCAAGCAAGCATGTAAATTAGTAAGGAAGCAAGTAATTTTTATTGTCATTGCTTTCTTGACACATGTAAACAAGCAAGTAGGCAAGAAAATAAGCAAGCAAGTAAACAATCAAGCAAGTAATTTTATAAACCTTGCTTTCTTGACGCATGCGAGTAGGCAAGCAAACAAGCTTGCATGTAAACAAGCAAGTAGGCAAGCAAGTACTCAAGTAAGTTGGCAAGTAGGCAAGTAAGTAGGCAAGAAAGCAAGAAACcatgtaaacaaacaagcaagcattCGAGTAAGTAAGCCATCAACTAAGCAGTTAGGCAAGGAATCATGCATGTCCACAAGCAAGTTCTTTTTATGATCAACATTGCTTTTAGGAAGTATTCCATGCAGGTGAATAAGCAAGCAAGTAATTTTTATAATCATTGCTTTCTGGACACATGTAAGCAAGGAAGTAGGCAAGCAAGCAAGTAGGCAAGTAAATAAGCAAACAAGCGTGTAAACAAGTAAGCAAGTAATTTTAAATTTGCTTTCTTGGCGCATGCATGTAATCAAGTAAGCATGTAAACAAGTAAGCATGAACTTTTTATAATCAACACTGCTTTCCGAAAGTATTCCATTCAAGCAATTGAGTAGGCAAGAAACcaagcaaggatgtaaacaagtaAGCAAGTAAATTTTACAATCAACATTGCTTTCCGGAAGCATGTAAACAGGCAGGCCAGAAAGTAGGCAAGCAATTAGGCAAGCAAGCATGTAAAAAAGCAAGcaagtattttttataatcaacaTTGCTTTCTGGAAGCATTCCAAGCAAGCAAGGTAGTAGGCAAGCAAGTAAGTAGGCAAGAAACCAAGCAAGGATGTAAACTAGTAAGCAAGTAATTTTACAATCAACGTTGCTTTCTGGAAGCATGTAAACAGGCAGGCAAGAAAGTAGGCAAGCGAGCATGTAAACAAGGAAGCAAGTAAGTAATTTTTATTATCAACTGCTTTCTGGAAGCATGTAAATGTAAAGTAGGCAAATAAGCAAGCAAGCATGCGAACAAGCAAGCAAGTACAATATAATCAGCATTGCTTTTTGGAAGTATTCCAAGTCAGGAATGAGCGTATGAAGTCTCAAAAATGCTGTGTATGCAAGTGTCCCGCTAGGGTTTGTAAACAGCACAAGAGGTGTTTATTTTAGTGTGTAatcatatgcatgtgtgtgttttgtctctCATTCAGTGGAAGGACGCCAAGCCTGAAGATCTGATGGACTCCAAGCTGAGATGTGTCTTTGACATGCCCGCtgaaaatgagaaaacagtgagtTGCATGGGGTTTTCACGTTCTTCCTCCTGCTGTAAAAAATGATAGCAGCAAGCTTCACTACATTCATGATGATCTCTACTAAAACTGATACACAAAGCAGATTCTTAGGTATTTTATGGATTTGTATTTGCTTatgtttctctgtttgtttgaTTTGTGGCGCCGCAGCATGAAATGGAAAGCAATAAGATTTCCAGTCTGTCGAAGTCTGAATCGTCCACATTGTCTATGAAGTCCATGGCCTCTAGTATGGATGACGGAGAGGTGAAGAAGATCATGGAGGAGTGTAAAAGACTGCAGACGGAGGTGCAGCGGCTACGAGAGGAGAACAAACAGATCAGGGTGAGTGGGTTTGTTATGTGTGTCCATCCAAATATTAAAGAGCTATTATTAAAAGCCTATATACtggttcattttttttaaacgtacattttatttatagcaGTTTTTTATGAGcacaaaacagaacaaataaaacaattataagattcataatactttatatttaaatgataacaaaaaaaaactatttaagtaAGTTAATTAATTCAAAACGAGGTTAATTTTCCTTTAAACTCAAAATTCAAACGAGTTTTAATTGTAAGAgtcatatattataaattatataatctgAGAAAATACCTGTATTAACCCTTTTGGGCTGAATATAATTGAATTTTAAATCATCATTGctcaaaaacataatataaaactttaacatctacatctgtttattataatatacataaatacagttATTACTCTGAAGTGTttagtaaattaaatgaattatacaTGCATATTATGGATGAATAATTACAGCAGTTTACGAGTTTTTTAAGTTTAAGGTCTTAAAGAACTTACAAAGTCCAAAAAAATTGCAagttttgtatctttttttttttttttttttttgggaaactttttatttaggatttttttcaatatattttttacagaacatccccaacaatttaaccccttacacATGTGGTGATACATATAATAaagaaatagataaataaaataaaaaacagtaatgaaattataataataaaaaaataaataaaaaaataaataattaaaatagaaataaaaatatataaaaataaaataaataaagaataaatagataaataaataaaaggtattgccTTCATAATTACTTTACGGGGGATACActtgtacatcaagttacattgtgttgCATTGTAGTTACATCAAATTACAGTGACAATGGGTTAAGCAACTTCTAAATATGTCATAATACTTGTCcacctcttcagaaaaatatcagtcttcatttgtagacatgcagtcatttttttcattatatagacctgtttaagtctctgaatccactgagccacctttggaGAACTTTCTTTCATCCAGTGTactgttatcatttttttttttttttgcaaccagtaataATATCCTTAGGACAAATCTTGTGtcttcattaaacatttctttggacAGTGCTGCAAGTTTTGTATCTAAATAGATAAACGTAAAGGTTAAAAAATACcctctttgcatttaaaatagcaTTGTTTACAATGTTCAGCATatgtgagtacacccctcacagatctgtCTTTATATTTCCTATAAGATGCTTTagaataatatatttgtgtatatacattagattagtccgtaCCAAAGCCTATGGAGTACAAAACCTGCAAAACAGTAAATAATCAATCAATACgcaaataattaaatcaataattaaaccCACAAAATCCtgaataaagcaataaataaatacaattatttgggtaaatccacaaattccgtatttacttttcctcagctCAACTTGCTAATAAGAGGGTGTCTATCAATCATCAGAAGGCAGTGAAAAAAATCGAATGCAAAATTTTTCTAACGATCAACCAGTGATGCTATAAAGACTTCTGCCTTCTGATGATTGATCAGATCATCTTAACTTAAGACCTCAGTCCAAAATTAGCACACCCCAAGTtaatatgttggaaaaaaaattttttagataaaatattaacaatcaggaaaaatcaagagaaacatgctaaaatatacttataaatatatatttgttgttgcaTTAACTCGTTAGAATTTAAATGCAtcatctttctattcctaaagacattaggtgaccaaactcttattttaatgaatattgcTGTTTCATAAAACAGATTTGTGTAAATGcagctaaatatatttatatgactatattaactgagaaattaggcggcacggtggctcacctcacagcaagaaggtcgctggttcaagcgccagcttggccagttggcatttctgtgtggagttggcatgttctccccgtgtttgcgtggatttcctccaggtgctccggtttcccccacagtccaaagacatgtggtataagtcaattggatgaactaaattagccgtagtgtatgagtgaatgtgagagtgtattggtgtttcccagcacttgttgtggctggaagggcattcgctgtgtgaaacatatccttggatagttggcagttcattccgccatggcaacctctgaaatagagacgaagctgaaggaaagtgaatgaatgaactgagaaattaataaaaatattcattttcattcatgctgagcactgtgtgtccACAACCCTGTTCTCTATTGATACCATTGAACAAACCATACCCTTTGACCACTGCTTTACGTCTCTCTTTGGCCATATTGTTTAAATTAGTAACGGTCACAGGATGTGAAGCATATCAGAGATGGAAGCGCAGATAACCTGTCTTTACTCATCAGCGCACAGTGAATCTGCAGCTGCAAACTATTACAGCCGCTTGTTTGAGTGGTCGAGCGCTTGGGCCAAAAGCATGTTTCATAACTCTCCAGATTAATTCTGTCATCTAACCATCTTTATCTTCTGTTAGCAGGAAGACGATGGCCTGCGGAAGAGGAAGAGCACAGTAATGTCCGCTCCGCACTCATCTCTAGTGATGCGAGTGAAAGAAGAGGGCCTGAGCAGCAGGGTGATCGCTCTAATCGTGCTGTTTTTTGTCGTGGGTGTCATTGTAGGCAAGTTGGccttgtaaaaagaaaaaaaatccaacaggGGAGCTCTACAAGCATGCATTGcggttaaaaacaaaatgcagaacGAGTTTAATCCGAACGCCATATCATTTTGGGTAGTTTTGGATTTAGCGAGGTGTGTAAAACAATTGAATAGAGATCAAGGAATTTGTGCAAACTAAAAAttcaaccacaaaaaaaaaaaagatgatgatgatgataataataatctgatacaagctctctctctctctcctcaaaATTGTGAAATCATTCTGGCCCCTTCTTCCTTAATCATTTCTGATGCAAAATGGATAACAAATGTCAGATTTTAACCACTAAAAACGAAATGTCGTAGGGATTTTCTAACACCAGACGTGAGATTGAGTTGTGGTAGAGTGAATGTTGTTTTATCACTGTTgatttcttttccttttctctctctctctatctataaGTGGGTCAGAAGCTAATTGAAATTGTATACAAGAAGTGTCACTTGTGCATTTAATTCATGCCTACTCGAAAACACCCTGCATCAAAGCAGCAGTTCACGGAAGTTTAGCTTGTGTATTTTCAATCACTCTAAATCACTTTGTAACTCAAAAGACATGTTTTCTATTTTCCGTTCGGTCTGACGGATATGTTTGAGTACCAGCAGGTACTATGATTCAACATATAAGTCAAATATCGTGCAGTTCTGCTAGCATATGATAATTGTCATGCAAATTCAGTGTTCACTTGCAATCAATCAGCCTTCAATTGACATTCAAGACAAAACCGGTGGCTTTGACGATTAAAAGTTGGATTTCAGACTGTTTTTGGAAGTTACAGCGAGGAGTTAGTGACTGATGTTTCAAACTACTGTTGGTGAAACCATTCATACGctctaaaatgaaataatatttctCTGTGAACTGCTGTATGTCAGAAAGGCGTCTCTAAAACCAACACTTCCGAATGAagctttgcacacacacacacacacacaaaaaaaaacgagTTCAGAATAGATTTTTCACTTTTCTTTTATGATTTAAGCTTTTGTTTTTTGGTAAGGGATATATGTGCTTGAATGCATGGCTCTGTTGTGAGCGAGaaatactttatatattttattaagctGCTCCATAGgtgaaatctctttttttttgggCCTCTGTTTTGGTTTTGCTGCCTGTAGACCTGAGTTAATTTATTGATCAAGTCGTTATATACAGTAATAGTGCAGCTGCTAAGTATAATCTCTGAAGCACCATGTACATGCAACTGGTTGAAGGTCTCTCTCCCTATGAACTTTCTATCTGAAGATGCCACGAGGAGAGTTTACCATCAGGTCCGTAAACGATACTGACCCACCACCCCGTCGCCTCTCACTTTACCCTGCAGAAAAGAACATATAAGAAATAGTTCAACACCATCCTTGGTCATTTGATTAGTTCAGCTTCTTTAAACACTATTGAAGTTCGAAAGAGATGCTTTTTTCCCATGCAAATAAAAATGGATGGTGATTTATTAACATGCATGTTATGAAAAGGATCAAACTAAAGATCGTGGAAATTGTATGAAACTAGTCCAAACATCTTTCACACTACTATCATCCCAGATGTCTGAAGCCATGCAGCCCTTGTGTTAGACGTGGACTGAATTAGTAAATGGGAATTTGCATATGCATGTATGTGATATGGAATGTTAATGAGATTTTGCGTATTAAATTAGATGGTAATTAGATTTGAAAGTCAAAACCGTTTACCTTGGGTCTGTTTTTACACCATTAATCGATTAATTGGCGTCAGATTGTAGTGTTTAAGCTGTTTGGATCATATTTATGGTGTGTTTTTGcttcttaaaggcatagttcatccaaaagtgaAATATCTGTCATCGTTTACCCATGCTTGACccgttccaaacctgtttgacaagATATTTCGAGGGCGtttggaaagctgtaaccatttacttgcatagtttttgtttttcctaacATGGATGTCTCAACATTCTTAAAATATCTGTTCAACTGATgaaggaaactcataaatgtttggaatcaCTCGAGGGTGTGTAATTAgcgagtatattttcatttttagttgaattatctctttaaatcaGGTTAAATCTCCATCCATTTTAATGGAAAAGAGCAGATCAAACATCCAGCTTCTTCTTTTGGGTTTTAATTTAAGAAGTGGTGCACAGTGGCAAAATGTTCATTATCGAgccaactattcctttaaaaactgacACTTGTGTGAGTATTGTAACCTGTATTTTAGCCATGCCGAGCCTACACCTCATTTCCAGATTAATGCATGGCTTCGATATGCCTTGTCGGTGGTCTGAAATGTACACAACACTGGTTTATCTCGCAGCGTaaggctttaaaaacaacaacaacaacacactccTGACATTTCTGCACTGTTTTTTCCTGAGCCCTCTGTTTCTTTGCTGTCCTCTGATGTTAATTTAGTTGTTATGTTTGGATTTAAGTTATGAATAAAGCTTTTATTGCACAGAACTGTTGATATTACAAATGCACTACATATAAAGAATGTCATCTTCCCATGCACAGCGCTCTGATCTTTGTGAAATAATGACATCTGAAAAGAGACTCTTCCTACAGGGGACCATTTTGTGACCTGATATGTATTTGTGTCATAGTTTGGTGTTGTGGGGGGTTTCTTTTTCGCTAATGTTTCTCTTCATTATTGATATTCACCCCCTTATTGAGAAGCTTTCATTTCGGTTGATCATCTTAGTGctgatattggatttttttaagaaCAGAGGAGCTTACGGTATTGTGAAACGGCAAAACTTTGCTTTGTAAGTAACTTTAGGAGATGTTCAGGGTATAGTAATTTTTTTGGACGGCAGTTTATGTATAGTTCACC
Above is a window of Danio aesculapii chromosome 6, fDanAes4.1, whole genome shotgun sequence DNA encoding:
- the LOC130231088 gene encoding vesicle-associated membrane protein-associated protein B/C-like isoform X2, whose translation is MARPEQVLLLEPQHELRFRGPFTDVVTTTLKLANPTDRNVCFKVKTTAPRRYCVRPNSGVIDAGTSINVSVMLQPFDYDPNEKSKHKFMVQSLLAPPDMTDTEGVWKDAKPEDLMDSKLRCVFDMPAENEKTHEMESNKISSLSKSESSTLSMKSMASSMDDGEVKKIMEECKRLQTEVQRLREENKQIREDDGLRKRKSTVMSAPHSSLVMRVKEEGLSSRVIALIVLFFVVGVIVGKLAL
- the LOC130231088 gene encoding vesicle-associated membrane protein-associated protein B/C-like isoform X1; translation: MARPEQVLLLEPQHELRFRGPFTDVVTTTLKLANPTDRNVCFKVKTTAPRRYCVRPNSGVIDAGTSINVSVMLQPFDYDPNEKSKHKFMVQSLLAPPDMTDTEGVWKDAKPEDLMDSKLRCVFDMPAENEKTHEMESNKISSLSKSESSTLSMKSMASSMDDGEVKKIMEECKRLQTEVQRLREENKQIRQEDDGLRKRKSTVMSAPHSSLVMRVKEEGLSSRVIALIVLFFVVGVIVGKLAL